Proteins from a genomic interval of Cupriavidus sp. WKF15:
- a CDS encoding PAAR domain-containing protein, giving the protein MKNLAYEDDATSHGGKVLAGSDSIQVKGRRTARVGDIVSCPIHGDSRITTAAPT; this is encoded by the coding sequence ATGAAAAACCTCGCATATGAAGACGATGCCACGAGCCACGGCGGCAAGGTGCTAGCCGGCTCCGACAGTATCCAGGTAAAGGGTCGGCGGACCGCACGCGTCGGCGACATCGTGTCCTGCCCGATCCACGGCGACAGCCGGATCACCACTGCAGCGCCCACATGA